A genome region from Anastrepha ludens isolate Willacy chromosome 3, idAnaLude1.1, whole genome shotgun sequence includes the following:
- the LOC128857151 gene encoding AP-1 complex subunit gamma-1 isoform X1: MYPYYEPDWSVLPPENNRRFNPAFNMATIRQAFTEAVERVRMPTPTRLRDLIRQIRAARTAAEERAVVNKECAYIRSTFREEDSVWRCRNIAKLLYIHMLGYPAHFGQLECLKLTASTRFTDKRIGYLGAMLLLDERQDVHLLITNCLKNDLNSSTQFVVGLALCTLGAIASPEMARDLASEVERLMKSPNTYIRKKATLCAFRVIRRVPELMEIFLPATRSLLSEKNHGILITGVTLITEMCENSADTLMHFKKIVPNLVRILKNLILGGYSPEHDVSGVSDPFLQVKILRLLRILGHNDVDASEAMNDILAQVATNTETSKNVGNTILYETVLSIMDIRSEGGLRVLAVNILGRFLLNSDKNIRYVALNTLLRTVHADTSAVQRHRTTILECLKDPDVSIRRRAMELSFALINAQNIRTMTKELLLFLEKADPEFKAQCSSGMILAAERYSPNARWHLDTQLSVLNAAGNYVRDDVVSSTIQLVSSSPVAEQTYITNRFWESLQVANHCEDKQPLLQVAVWAIGEYGDLFMYGPNEDGAYMILNLIIFIECAIFLFQHSTEFERPSESDLISMYHKFLTSAQVSITSKQYALVSLAKLSTRLQNCVEEIQALITSFGSHLNVDLQQRGVEFTQLFGTYKNLRPPLLEKMPPMQISRISSQNGESSGSYDDNSPDLIENGIGIGDEQIGKESNMNTMGDNTNILLDLLGGADLSSPTATDLSNSVAVQKKNTKNANETSNNQAILDLLDLDISAGTTNTATNMNNVLGLDLSGGVSAPTIPTATAATNGNDLANIMSLSGNGGGGGVGSGIGVGGLLGSNSILSQPGAISGNALLSELAAPIANVAPPNNIAVPPQGPTLTVLDKNGLLVQLVPVRSNDCLQIFMTTTNNSANTLEQYVFQAAVPRVFTLQMISPSGSVLPPGGVITQEMRVVSTSNATLRMRLRISYVVDGQPVAEQTEVSGFPDTAPE; the protein is encoded by the exons ATTTAATCCAGCCTTTAATATGGCGACCATACGCCAAGCATTCACAGAGGCCGTTGAACGAG TGAGAATGCCAACACCCACACGCCTGCGAGATCTCATACGGCAAATACGCGCCGCCAGGACAGCCGCGGAGGAGCGCGCTGTAGTTAACAAAGAATGTGCCTACATCCGCAGTACTTTCCGGGAGGAAGATTCGGTGTGGCG ATGCCGCAACATTGCGAAGCTGCTCTATATTCACATGTTGGGCTATCCAGCGCATTTCGGGCAGCTGGAATGTCTGAAACTCACCGCCAGCACACGATTCACCGACAAACGCATCGGCTATTTGGGTGCCATGCTGTTGTTGGACGAACGTCAGGATGTGCATCTACTGATAACGAATTGCCTCAAAAA TGATTTAAATAGTTCTACACAATTTGTGGTGGGTTTGGCGCTGTGCACACTGGGCGCCATAGCATCGCCCGAAATGGCACGTGATTTGGCTAGCGAGGTTGAGCGTCTAATGAAGTCGCCCAACACCTACATTCGCAAAAAGGCCACATTGTGCGCCTTTCGTGTTATACGACGAGTACCAGAACTGATGGAAATCTTCTTACCGGCCACACGTTCACTGCTTAGCGAGAAGAATCATG GCATATTAATTACTGGCGTAACCCTCATCACCGAGATGTGTGAGAACAGCGCCGACACTTTAATGCATTTCAAGAAG ATTGTGCCAAATTTGGTACGCATTCTGAAGAATCTTATTTTGGGCGGCTACTCACCGGAGCATGACGTCAGCGGTGTGAGCGATCCATTTCTGCAGGTGAAAATTCTGCGTTTGCTGCGCATACTCGGCCACAATGATGTGGATGCATCGGAGGCCATGAATGATATCTTGGCGCAGGTAGCCACCAATACGGAGACAAGTAAAAATGTCGGCAACACTATCCTGTACGAGACAGTGCTCTCCATCATGGATATACG TTCGGAAGGTGGCCTCCGTGTGTTGGCTGTTAACATTCTTGGACGTTTTCTACTTAATTCCGACAAGAATATTCGTTATGTCGCATTGAATACGTTGCTGCGTACAGTTCATGCGGATACGTCGGCGGTGCAGCGTCATCGCACCACTATTTTGGAGTGCCTGAAAGATCCGGATGTCTCGATAAGGCGTCGCGCCATGGAACTCTCGTTTGCGCTAAtcaatgcacaaaatattcgtACAATGACGAAAGAATTGTTGCTGTTCCTTGAGAAGGCTGATCCCGAATTCAAAGCGCAATGCAGTTCGGGCATGATTTTGGCTGCTGAACGCTATTCGCCCAATGCGCGATGGCATCTGGACACGCAATTGAGTGTGTTGAATGCG GCTGGCAACTATGTGCGCGATGATGTGGTCTCTTCGACCATACAGCTGGTCTCGAGTAGCCCGGTCGCTGAGCAGACATACATAACGAATCGTTTCTGGGAATCGCTGCAGGTTGCAAATCACTGCGAAGACAAGCAGCCGCTGTTGCAAGTAGCCGTGTGGGCCATTGGCGAATATGGCGATCTTTTTATGTACGGTCCCAACGAAGATGGTGCGTAcatgattttaaatttaataatcttTATTGAATGtgcaatttttctctttcaACATTCCACAGAATTTGAACGTCCATCGGAAAGCGATTTAATTAGCATGTACCATAAGTTTTTAACCTCTGCTCAAGTATCAATAACCAGCAAGCAATACGCCTTAGTGTCACTCGCTAAACTAAGCACGCGTCTGCAGAATTGTGTCGA agAAATTCAGGCATTGATTACCTCATTCGGCAGCCATCTGAATGTAGATTTGCAGCAGCGTGGCGTCGAGTTTACACAATTATTTGGCACCTATAAAAATTTGCGTCCACCGTTGCTAGAAAAAATGCCACCAATGCAAATCAGTCGCATCTCGTCGCAGAATGGCGAGAGCAGCGGTTCATACGATGACAATAGTCCGGATTTGATTGAGAATGGCATAGGCATTGGCGATGAACAAATAGGCAAAGAGAGTAATATGAATACGATGGGTGATAATACG AATATATTGCTCGATTTGCTGGGTGGCGCCGATTTAAGCTCACCCACAGCGACAGATTTATCCAATTCTGTGGCTGTGCAAAAGAAGAATACGAAGAATGCTAATGAAACGTCAAATAATCAAGCCATACTTGACTTGCTCGATTTGGATATATCAGCTGGTACCACTAATACGGCAACAAATATGAATAATGTGCTTGGCCTGGACTTGAGTGGTGGTGTGTCGGCGCCGACAATACCAACGGCGACCGCAGCGACAAATGGCAACGATCTGGCGAATATTATGTCGTTAAGCGGCAATggaggtggtggtggtgttggtAGTGGCATCGGTGTTGGTGGTCTATTAGGGTCGAACAGTATTTTGTCGCAGCCTGGCGCTATTTCGGGCAATGCGTTACTTTCCGAGTTAGCGGCGCCAATTGCGAATGTGGCACCACCAAACAATATTGCTGTG CCTCCTCAGGGTCCCACTTTGACTGTGCTGGATAAGAACGGCTTGCTGGTGCAGCTGGTGCCGGTTAGGAGCAACGACTGCTTACAGATATTTATGACAACCACAAATAATTCAGCCAATACATTGGAGCAATACGTCTTTCAG GCCGCAGTTCCTAGAGTATTCACGCTACAAATGATATCGCCTTCTGGGTCGGTCTTACCGCCAGGTGGTGTTATAACGCAAGAGATGCGTGTTGTTAGTACGTCCAAT GCTACCCTTCGTATGAGGTTACGCATATCATATGTTGTCGATGGGCAACCCGTGGCGGAGCAAACAGAAGTTAGCGGATTCCCCGACACTGCACCCGAATAG
- the LOC128857151 gene encoding AP-1 complex subunit gamma-1 isoform X2, translating to MNSEHGFNPAFNMATIRQAFTEAVERVRMPTPTRLRDLIRQIRAARTAAEERAVVNKECAYIRSTFREEDSVWRCRNIAKLLYIHMLGYPAHFGQLECLKLTASTRFTDKRIGYLGAMLLLDERQDVHLLITNCLKNDLNSSTQFVVGLALCTLGAIASPEMARDLASEVERLMKSPNTYIRKKATLCAFRVIRRVPELMEIFLPATRSLLSEKNHGILITGVTLITEMCENSADTLMHFKKIVPNLVRILKNLILGGYSPEHDVSGVSDPFLQVKILRLLRILGHNDVDASEAMNDILAQVATNTETSKNVGNTILYETVLSIMDIRSEGGLRVLAVNILGRFLLNSDKNIRYVALNTLLRTVHADTSAVQRHRTTILECLKDPDVSIRRRAMELSFALINAQNIRTMTKELLLFLEKADPEFKAQCSSGMILAAERYSPNARWHLDTQLSVLNAAGNYVRDDVVSSTIQLVSSSPVAEQTYITNRFWESLQVANHCEDKQPLLQVAVWAIGEYGDLFMYGPNEDGAYMILNLIIFIECAIFLFQHSTEFERPSESDLISMYHKFLTSAQVSITSKQYALVSLAKLSTRLQNCVEEIQALITSFGSHLNVDLQQRGVEFTQLFGTYKNLRPPLLEKMPPMQISRISSQNGESSGSYDDNSPDLIENGIGIGDEQIGKESNMNTMGDNTNILLDLLGGADLSSPTATDLSNSVAVQKKNTKNANETSNNQAILDLLDLDISAGTTNTATNMNNVLGLDLSGGVSAPTIPTATAATNGNDLANIMSLSGNGGGGGVGSGIGVGGLLGSNSILSQPGAISGNALLSELAAPIANVAPPNNIAVPPQGPTLTVLDKNGLLVQLVPVRSNDCLQIFMTTTNNSANTLEQYVFQAAVPRVFTLQMISPSGSVLPPGGVITQEMRVVSTSNATLRMRLRISYVVDGQPVAEQTEVSGFPDTAPE from the exons ATGAATTCCGAACACGG ATTTAATCCAGCCTTTAATATGGCGACCATACGCCAAGCATTCACAGAGGCCGTTGAACGAG TGAGAATGCCAACACCCACACGCCTGCGAGATCTCATACGGCAAATACGCGCCGCCAGGACAGCCGCGGAGGAGCGCGCTGTAGTTAACAAAGAATGTGCCTACATCCGCAGTACTTTCCGGGAGGAAGATTCGGTGTGGCG ATGCCGCAACATTGCGAAGCTGCTCTATATTCACATGTTGGGCTATCCAGCGCATTTCGGGCAGCTGGAATGTCTGAAACTCACCGCCAGCACACGATTCACCGACAAACGCATCGGCTATTTGGGTGCCATGCTGTTGTTGGACGAACGTCAGGATGTGCATCTACTGATAACGAATTGCCTCAAAAA TGATTTAAATAGTTCTACACAATTTGTGGTGGGTTTGGCGCTGTGCACACTGGGCGCCATAGCATCGCCCGAAATGGCACGTGATTTGGCTAGCGAGGTTGAGCGTCTAATGAAGTCGCCCAACACCTACATTCGCAAAAAGGCCACATTGTGCGCCTTTCGTGTTATACGACGAGTACCAGAACTGATGGAAATCTTCTTACCGGCCACACGTTCACTGCTTAGCGAGAAGAATCATG GCATATTAATTACTGGCGTAACCCTCATCACCGAGATGTGTGAGAACAGCGCCGACACTTTAATGCATTTCAAGAAG ATTGTGCCAAATTTGGTACGCATTCTGAAGAATCTTATTTTGGGCGGCTACTCACCGGAGCATGACGTCAGCGGTGTGAGCGATCCATTTCTGCAGGTGAAAATTCTGCGTTTGCTGCGCATACTCGGCCACAATGATGTGGATGCATCGGAGGCCATGAATGATATCTTGGCGCAGGTAGCCACCAATACGGAGACAAGTAAAAATGTCGGCAACACTATCCTGTACGAGACAGTGCTCTCCATCATGGATATACG TTCGGAAGGTGGCCTCCGTGTGTTGGCTGTTAACATTCTTGGACGTTTTCTACTTAATTCCGACAAGAATATTCGTTATGTCGCATTGAATACGTTGCTGCGTACAGTTCATGCGGATACGTCGGCGGTGCAGCGTCATCGCACCACTATTTTGGAGTGCCTGAAAGATCCGGATGTCTCGATAAGGCGTCGCGCCATGGAACTCTCGTTTGCGCTAAtcaatgcacaaaatattcgtACAATGACGAAAGAATTGTTGCTGTTCCTTGAGAAGGCTGATCCCGAATTCAAAGCGCAATGCAGTTCGGGCATGATTTTGGCTGCTGAACGCTATTCGCCCAATGCGCGATGGCATCTGGACACGCAATTGAGTGTGTTGAATGCG GCTGGCAACTATGTGCGCGATGATGTGGTCTCTTCGACCATACAGCTGGTCTCGAGTAGCCCGGTCGCTGAGCAGACATACATAACGAATCGTTTCTGGGAATCGCTGCAGGTTGCAAATCACTGCGAAGACAAGCAGCCGCTGTTGCAAGTAGCCGTGTGGGCCATTGGCGAATATGGCGATCTTTTTATGTACGGTCCCAACGAAGATGGTGCGTAcatgattttaaatttaataatcttTATTGAATGtgcaatttttctctttcaACATTCCACAGAATTTGAACGTCCATCGGAAAGCGATTTAATTAGCATGTACCATAAGTTTTTAACCTCTGCTCAAGTATCAATAACCAGCAAGCAATACGCCTTAGTGTCACTCGCTAAACTAAGCACGCGTCTGCAGAATTGTGTCGA agAAATTCAGGCATTGATTACCTCATTCGGCAGCCATCTGAATGTAGATTTGCAGCAGCGTGGCGTCGAGTTTACACAATTATTTGGCACCTATAAAAATTTGCGTCCACCGTTGCTAGAAAAAATGCCACCAATGCAAATCAGTCGCATCTCGTCGCAGAATGGCGAGAGCAGCGGTTCATACGATGACAATAGTCCGGATTTGATTGAGAATGGCATAGGCATTGGCGATGAACAAATAGGCAAAGAGAGTAATATGAATACGATGGGTGATAATACG AATATATTGCTCGATTTGCTGGGTGGCGCCGATTTAAGCTCACCCACAGCGACAGATTTATCCAATTCTGTGGCTGTGCAAAAGAAGAATACGAAGAATGCTAATGAAACGTCAAATAATCAAGCCATACTTGACTTGCTCGATTTGGATATATCAGCTGGTACCACTAATACGGCAACAAATATGAATAATGTGCTTGGCCTGGACTTGAGTGGTGGTGTGTCGGCGCCGACAATACCAACGGCGACCGCAGCGACAAATGGCAACGATCTGGCGAATATTATGTCGTTAAGCGGCAATggaggtggtggtggtgttggtAGTGGCATCGGTGTTGGTGGTCTATTAGGGTCGAACAGTATTTTGTCGCAGCCTGGCGCTATTTCGGGCAATGCGTTACTTTCCGAGTTAGCGGCGCCAATTGCGAATGTGGCACCACCAAACAATATTGCTGTG CCTCCTCAGGGTCCCACTTTGACTGTGCTGGATAAGAACGGCTTGCTGGTGCAGCTGGTGCCGGTTAGGAGCAACGACTGCTTACAGATATTTATGACAACCACAAATAATTCAGCCAATACATTGGAGCAATACGTCTTTCAG GCCGCAGTTCCTAGAGTATTCACGCTACAAATGATATCGCCTTCTGGGTCGGTCTTACCGCCAGGTGGTGTTATAACGCAAGAGATGCGTGTTGTTAGTACGTCCAAT GCTACCCTTCGTATGAGGTTACGCATATCATATGTTGTCGATGGGCAACCCGTGGCGGAGCAAACAGAAGTTAGCGGATTCCCCGACACTGCACCCGAATAG
- the LOC128857151 gene encoding AP-1 complex subunit gamma-1 isoform X3, whose amino-acid sequence MYPYYEPDWSVLPPENNRRFNPAFNMATIRQAFTEAVERVRMPTPTRLRDLIRQIRAARTAAEERAVVNKECAYIRSTFREEDSVWRCRNIAKLLYIHMLGYPAHFGQLECLKLTASTRFTDKRIGYLGAMLLLDERQDVHLLITNCLKNDLNSSTQFVVGLALCTLGAIASPEMARDLASEVERLMKSPNTYIRKKATLCAFRVIRRVPELMEIFLPATRSLLSEKNHGILITGVTLITEMCENSADTLMHFKKIVPNLVRILKNLILGGYSPEHDVSGVSDPFLQVKILRLLRILGHNDVDASEAMNDILAQVATNTETSKNVGNTILYETVLSIMDIRSEGGLRVLAVNILGRFLLNSDKNIRYVALNTLLRTVHADTSAVQRHRTTILECLKDPDVSIRRRAMELSFALINAQNIRTMTKELLLFLEKADPEFKAQCSSGMILAAERYSPNARWHLDTQLSVLNAAGNYVRDDVVSSTIQLVSSSPVAEQTYITNRFWESLQVANHCEDKQPLLQVAVWAIGEYGDLFMYGPNEDEFERPSESDLISMYHKFLTSAQVSITSKQYALVSLAKLSTRLQNCVEEIQALITSFGSHLNVDLQQRGVEFTQLFGTYKNLRPPLLEKMPPMQISRISSQNGESSGSYDDNSPDLIENGIGIGDEQIGKESNMNTMGDNTNILLDLLGGADLSSPTATDLSNSVAVQKKNTKNANETSNNQAILDLLDLDISAGTTNTATNMNNVLGLDLSGGVSAPTIPTATAATNGNDLANIMSLSGNGGGGGVGSGIGVGGLLGSNSILSQPGAISGNALLSELAAPIANVAPPNNIAVPPQGPTLTVLDKNGLLVQLVPVRSNDCLQIFMTTTNNSANTLEQYVFQAAVPRVFTLQMISPSGSVLPPGGVITQEMRVVSTSNATLRMRLRISYVVDGQPVAEQTEVSGFPDTAPE is encoded by the exons ATTTAATCCAGCCTTTAATATGGCGACCATACGCCAAGCATTCACAGAGGCCGTTGAACGAG TGAGAATGCCAACACCCACACGCCTGCGAGATCTCATACGGCAAATACGCGCCGCCAGGACAGCCGCGGAGGAGCGCGCTGTAGTTAACAAAGAATGTGCCTACATCCGCAGTACTTTCCGGGAGGAAGATTCGGTGTGGCG ATGCCGCAACATTGCGAAGCTGCTCTATATTCACATGTTGGGCTATCCAGCGCATTTCGGGCAGCTGGAATGTCTGAAACTCACCGCCAGCACACGATTCACCGACAAACGCATCGGCTATTTGGGTGCCATGCTGTTGTTGGACGAACGTCAGGATGTGCATCTACTGATAACGAATTGCCTCAAAAA TGATTTAAATAGTTCTACACAATTTGTGGTGGGTTTGGCGCTGTGCACACTGGGCGCCATAGCATCGCCCGAAATGGCACGTGATTTGGCTAGCGAGGTTGAGCGTCTAATGAAGTCGCCCAACACCTACATTCGCAAAAAGGCCACATTGTGCGCCTTTCGTGTTATACGACGAGTACCAGAACTGATGGAAATCTTCTTACCGGCCACACGTTCACTGCTTAGCGAGAAGAATCATG GCATATTAATTACTGGCGTAACCCTCATCACCGAGATGTGTGAGAACAGCGCCGACACTTTAATGCATTTCAAGAAG ATTGTGCCAAATTTGGTACGCATTCTGAAGAATCTTATTTTGGGCGGCTACTCACCGGAGCATGACGTCAGCGGTGTGAGCGATCCATTTCTGCAGGTGAAAATTCTGCGTTTGCTGCGCATACTCGGCCACAATGATGTGGATGCATCGGAGGCCATGAATGATATCTTGGCGCAGGTAGCCACCAATACGGAGACAAGTAAAAATGTCGGCAACACTATCCTGTACGAGACAGTGCTCTCCATCATGGATATACG TTCGGAAGGTGGCCTCCGTGTGTTGGCTGTTAACATTCTTGGACGTTTTCTACTTAATTCCGACAAGAATATTCGTTATGTCGCATTGAATACGTTGCTGCGTACAGTTCATGCGGATACGTCGGCGGTGCAGCGTCATCGCACCACTATTTTGGAGTGCCTGAAAGATCCGGATGTCTCGATAAGGCGTCGCGCCATGGAACTCTCGTTTGCGCTAAtcaatgcacaaaatattcgtACAATGACGAAAGAATTGTTGCTGTTCCTTGAGAAGGCTGATCCCGAATTCAAAGCGCAATGCAGTTCGGGCATGATTTTGGCTGCTGAACGCTATTCGCCCAATGCGCGATGGCATCTGGACACGCAATTGAGTGTGTTGAATGCG GCTGGCAACTATGTGCGCGATGATGTGGTCTCTTCGACCATACAGCTGGTCTCGAGTAGCCCGGTCGCTGAGCAGACATACATAACGAATCGTTTCTGGGAATCGCTGCAGGTTGCAAATCACTGCGAAGACAAGCAGCCGCTGTTGCAAGTAGCCGTGTGGGCCATTGGCGAATATGGCGATCTTTTTATGTACGGTCCCAACGAAGATG AATTTGAACGTCCATCGGAAAGCGATTTAATTAGCATGTACCATAAGTTTTTAACCTCTGCTCAAGTATCAATAACCAGCAAGCAATACGCCTTAGTGTCACTCGCTAAACTAAGCACGCGTCTGCAGAATTGTGTCGA agAAATTCAGGCATTGATTACCTCATTCGGCAGCCATCTGAATGTAGATTTGCAGCAGCGTGGCGTCGAGTTTACACAATTATTTGGCACCTATAAAAATTTGCGTCCACCGTTGCTAGAAAAAATGCCACCAATGCAAATCAGTCGCATCTCGTCGCAGAATGGCGAGAGCAGCGGTTCATACGATGACAATAGTCCGGATTTGATTGAGAATGGCATAGGCATTGGCGATGAACAAATAGGCAAAGAGAGTAATATGAATACGATGGGTGATAATACG AATATATTGCTCGATTTGCTGGGTGGCGCCGATTTAAGCTCACCCACAGCGACAGATTTATCCAATTCTGTGGCTGTGCAAAAGAAGAATACGAAGAATGCTAATGAAACGTCAAATAATCAAGCCATACTTGACTTGCTCGATTTGGATATATCAGCTGGTACCACTAATACGGCAACAAATATGAATAATGTGCTTGGCCTGGACTTGAGTGGTGGTGTGTCGGCGCCGACAATACCAACGGCGACCGCAGCGACAAATGGCAACGATCTGGCGAATATTATGTCGTTAAGCGGCAATggaggtggtggtggtgttggtAGTGGCATCGGTGTTGGTGGTCTATTAGGGTCGAACAGTATTTTGTCGCAGCCTGGCGCTATTTCGGGCAATGCGTTACTTTCCGAGTTAGCGGCGCCAATTGCGAATGTGGCACCACCAAACAATATTGCTGTG CCTCCTCAGGGTCCCACTTTGACTGTGCTGGATAAGAACGGCTTGCTGGTGCAGCTGGTGCCGGTTAGGAGCAACGACTGCTTACAGATATTTATGACAACCACAAATAATTCAGCCAATACATTGGAGCAATACGTCTTTCAG GCCGCAGTTCCTAGAGTATTCACGCTACAAATGATATCGCCTTCTGGGTCGGTCTTACCGCCAGGTGGTGTTATAACGCAAGAGATGCGTGTTGTTAGTACGTCCAAT GCTACCCTTCGTATGAGGTTACGCATATCATATGTTGTCGATGGGCAACCCGTGGCGGAGCAAACAGAAGTTAGCGGATTCCCCGACACTGCACCCGAATAG